Genomic window (Neurospora crassa OR74A linkage group VI, whole genome shotgun sequence):
CTCGATCGTggctggcgctggcgggTCTTTCGGCGCCGGCGCTTGTATGTGAGGGGTATAGGTGTGCCTCGCCGACGAAAGAACAACGAAAACCGAGTAATAAAACAAACCTAATGTATGGGAATATGGTTTCGGTGAGTCAACGAAGAAAGATGCAAGAGTTAAAGTGGTTTTAGTCAAAGGATCGCGCGCTTCGCTTCTCTTCGCTTGTCGGTGCCAGCCCCCCGGGAAGGAAAGTGTGGATACAGCGCCactcttctctcctccagGACTCTTGATGTTCCACTCTCTGGGCTGACCTCCGATCAGATCAACTGAGGCAGCCGGGATCTAGGTTGTATGTTTCGATCTTAGGACGGTCGTGTGCAACAGATCTGAATGTGAAGAGTCCAGCAAGATgtgagaagaaagagaagaaagacgaGAAGTATGTAGAAACAAAAGCGAAAGCCAAGCATGAACAGAGTCAGAGTAAGTAAGGTTCAGGTTCAATACGCCAGGGCCGGGGGTATTGCCATTCGTTAATTCATCATGCTATATGACAAGCCCTTGTTCCCTCGTAGGTTTTGTCCGTACACTACAAAGTCAGTCCAGTCAAATGTAAGTCACCGTCTATTCTCTTTCACTTTTCTTACTGGCGCAGAGACAGACCGGAAAGTCCAGAAGCAGGGAGTGGGATGAGGGGAAATGATGTGGTGGGAATGAGAATCGGAACCAGACCTCCTCCACTGGGAGGTACCTTGTATTGATTCATGCTTCGAGCAAGTCTTGTCCTTGCAAGCCCTCCCACGTTTCCCCGTTTCGGAGACGAGAACATCGACAGCCAGCCAGCATGCCTAGCATAACCAACGCAAGCAATCAACGCAAGCAAAGCAGCGGGAATGGCGGGAGATGCGTAGCATTTTCAGGGCTGCTTGCTGCCACTTGGACGCTGACGACACTTGACCAGTCAATGTTGAATGTCACTGATTAGACCTTACCATTGATTGGGCAAGATGTAGCCAAGATGTCAGAAGTCGGGCTTCCTTGCAGTTTGTCACATTTGAGAACTTCTCGAACCTCAAGTCATCTTCTCGCTCTCTTCTCAGTctcttcccctctccccttgTCATTCGAAAAGCTGGAAATATCACCGTCGAGAAGGGTCTTTGATCCGATGACAAGACTCCCTAGGATCGGGGAACAACATGAAACTTTCCCTCTCTTCACCCCACCCCCACCTAGAGAGAATGTTTGTGGATCCCCCGCTTCACCGCTCGTCTCTCCGCTCTCGATTCCATGTTTGGTGAGCATGATGGTCCGTGCTCCTTCGGCTACCTCCCCCGGGCACCAGCCGGCGGCGGTTCGCTTGGTTTGCTTGGAAAGTCTGGAACGAGGCGCTTCACCTAGTTTGTGGCGCACTCAGCCCCTGATCAACCAATCTGATCTCGaaagtgtgtgtgtggaaTCACTTCAGCAGCGTCCTTAGCCACTTTTGGGGTGTCCAATCACAGTGAGGTCGGCTATCGACCGACTCCCAGTGTTCCAGTCTCCATCGTTCGTCTGGTCTCGCTCGGTCCAGGTCAGGAACACCCGCAGACGCCCGCACTGCCAGCGAGGCAGGTGAACAAGGTGAGTCGAAACACCCAACTCGCAATCCAGCGAGGATACTCTGAATGAACAAGAGAAAATCATTGATCTTCCTCAAATCCATGAGTGGAACAGCATCGGCGCCAGTTACTCCCGTTGATTCCGTCAAATATCTGTCGTGTTACGAATAACGCCTGCTAACAACGCCTGCACCCCCCGTACAAAGACCGGGCGGAACGGAAACGAACACTGGCGCTCTGCAAGATAGACAAGCAGAGACATGCAAACCCACCAACCACCTCGTCGGCCTTGCTCTCGAGACCGTGAGAACGGTTCGTCAGTGGTTGGACTGGTTCAAAGAGCTTGCATTAGGGCCATGCCAAATCATCAGTCTACTACCCCACTCGTACCCCGTGGGCTTGCGAATCTCGCGAGAGTCGTCATTGGATTGAGGTCGCGTTGAGTGCTTGCATCCACagttttctttcccctcaTTCACCCGCCTGCTCTTGTCTCGTCTCTTGAGTTTCTGAGACTGTCTCGTCCATGCAAAGTGTCGGTTTGCACTTGTTCTTGTGAGTCGCAGCGCCATTATCAAGCACAAATAAGAAACGACAGGGCAGAGAACCAATTCAATTCCGGCGTTACCATCCTCTCAAGATTTGCCCTTGCAATTGGAGACACGACAGCAGTCCGATTTCggtttgtgtgtgtgggtgggtgtgggtgCCCGTCGGAGCCATCGTGATGGATGGTGGTCCGTGCGGTGGGTGACTGGTCCTGTGGATGAAGCTCGAAGACTTCCATCGCGCGGTCTTGATCATCGCAAAACCTTTGGGCAGCGTAGATGATACCAAAAAAAATTTCGGCAATGATCAAGGTGTCATGAGCGTAAAGCATCAAGAATTTGTTAGACGTGTGGGTTACGCTAAGCAACAAGACAACAATGCGGGTAAAACGACCAAGTGACAACAACGCGCTTGAAGCCAATATATCCATCAGGTTATCCAATGCCCCATCTATGATGCTAAGGTGTGTCCAAAATTGTGAGTACCATGCTGTTCGCAAATACATGGGTGATGATGTGACCAAAGAAACAAAAGCCAGGACCCCCCGAAATAAAAATACAGTGGGTATGACGGGAAAAAAGCTGCCGTAAACTTGTCGCCATCATCCACCTAGGAAATGTAAACAGGAAGGCGATTGCCCCTGAGCTCGCTCTTGGGAAACTGTATGTCCTGCCTGTCGAAGTCGTGCAACTGAAGCCAGCACAGCATCCTGAAAACCAGAGTGCACCAGATGGCCTGGGCTTCGATGAGCTGCTTAGAGGCCAGGGCAGGTGTTGTAGGCAACGCTGGGGATTGCCCAACTGTAGACGTACTAGGTGTCGAAGTGGTGGCAGTAGAATCAGGACCCGCCGGGGCCATTCCCAATCCACTGATGTCTGAGTTTTCGGTCTGCTGTGCCAAGGTATACGATCTGTGATTTATGTTCTTCATGCACTTGCGCTTATCGTACGCTTTGACCGCACGATCGCTAACACAAGGAAGGACATGCTCAAAGTAGACTTTCATGAAAATGCCCTGTCTGTCTTCTGGGTTGGCGGCGCTGAGTACGTCGAAGAAGGCCGTAACCGCCTTCCCTGCTTTCTGGGAGCTATCATCTCCTGTGTCGCCCGTTGTGGTTGACTTCGTACCCTCCTCCGGCTCGGGTTCATTGATCATCCTGAGTACCTCTTGGATGTGCTCGCGAACAACCATGATGAGAAGATCGCGCTCACGGGTCTTCAGGTAGTCGTCGCACTCCTGAATCGCGTCGTGTAGACAattgagaagaggaaggctgTAGCCAGGCAAAATCGGTGCGTAGTCCTTTTTGGGCCGTTCTTCCGCTTTTCGAGGACTGCTTGCTTTGTATTCAATCAACCAACTTGGTCGTGTTCGTTTCCTTGTTAGCGATCGCTTGAGCGGGCCAATAACTCCACCTTCAGATGGTTCGTCACTTGAGATCTCtacatccttcttcttctcgtgcccttcgttttctttgttctctttgtctttcttcttcttttcttcttcagcggCAATTTCCGTATCCCTCTCCTTCTGTCTTGTTGCGACGTCCCTTCTGTCGGCTTCCAGCTGGTTGAGGACTTGACTGATAAGCTTTTTCAGATTAGGAGTGTCGGGGGAGGGCGTCATGTATTGTTCCTCGTCAAACATGGTTGAAAACTCTTTGATGAGCCTTGGGAGATCAAAGAAGCGCCTATCCCAGTGATACGGTGTCGGATTCGGAAGCATGCGGTGGTAACTGTTTTTCATGTACAGGGATTGTCCAAGCATGCCGATGATTTCGAAGGGAACTATTCGATGTGGCCTGTCAGTTGAGTGTCGCTTCATAAGGGCACTTTATGTGACTTACCTGCGAACAGATGTTGGTGTCTAGCGTCCTTTGTCTTGAAGTAATTGGCCGTGCTAGTGTTGCATTCGAGCTGAACCATGGTCTCGGCAATCTCGCGCATACTGCCAAACTGGAGCTCGTTGTCATCTTTGGCACCAAGCCTGCGGTTGTCCTTGGCCGTGTAGAAGATGGTGCGAACGTAGCCAAAGCACAGCTCCTTGATTTCATCAAGAGGTATGATTCTGTTCTCCTGGAAGCGGGCTTTTCCACATATCTGGAATGTGAAGGTGAGGCCGAGATCGGGTACCGTGCTGCCAGTGAGCATGTAACCGTTGCCTTCGGCGCGGTACTTGTCCCGTGATCGATCAAACTCCTTCCAGTAAATACCCAGCATGGATGCGATTTCGACTATGTGGCATATTGTGGTGGTAGCATACGGCTTCTTGACGCCGGCAGGCATGTTGTCCCAGCTTCGAGGTTTGGGCTGAAGGGCAACAACCAAGGTGTGCTCTTTGAAGCCAGCTACGGAACCGGGGCCAGATTTCTTCTGATGCTCTGTGACCCAATTCATGTTTGCTCGTTCCATGGACTGAATTTCTTCCAACAGGGTGAGCCAGGTGGCCTTTTCATTATCGGCGGTATGAATACGGCTGTGTTGAAGGGCGTCGCGCTGTTGTGCGTTCTGCTCCTCTTGTGTCAAGAGCCGGGCCTGCTTCATGCTGTCCTTGGTGCCATCGAGAAAACTGATAGGAACCTTGAGACCCAATTCAGGCTTATCCATAGGGCCGCGGTCATTAGTTTGCGGACAAACGAATATGACGGGAGTCTCAAACTGGACCTCGAAACGGAGCTCTTTGAGCTGTAGCTTTCGGTGTACCGTATCATACCAGCCGCCCTTGAGACTTTTGCGGCAGTTGGCGTAACCCGTGGCAGATGCAAGGTATTGCTGGAGGACCTGTAGGAATGTTCCTAT
Coding sequences:
- a CDS encoding modin; translation: MSSSDDKVETAALVISLVALIGTFLQVLQQYLASATGYANCRKSLKGGWYDTVHRKLQLKELRFEVQFETPVIFVCPQTNDRGPMDKPELGLKVPISFLDGTKDSMKQARLLTQEEQNAQQRDALQHSRIHTADNEKATWLTLLEEIQSMERANMNWVTEHQKKSGPGSVAGFKEHTLVVALQPKPRSWDNMPAGVKKPYATTTICHIVEIASMLGIYWKEFDRSRDKYRAEGNGYMLTGSTVPDLGLTFTFQICGKARFQENRIIPLDEIKELCFGYVRTIFYTAKDNRRLGAKDDNELQFGSMREIAETMVQLECNTSTANYFKTKDARHQHLFAVPFEIIGMLGQSLYMKNSYHRMLPNPTPYHWDRRFFDLPRLIKEFSTMFDEEQYMTPSPDTPNLKKLISQVLNQLEADRRDVATRQKERDTEIAAEEEKKKKDKENKENEGHEKKKDVEISSDEPSEGGVIGPLKRSLTRKRTRPSWLIEYKASSPRKAEERPKKDYAPILPGYSLPLLNCLHDAIQECDDYLKTRERDLLIMVVREHIQEVLRMINEPEPEEGTKSTTTGDTGDDSSQKAGKAVTAFFDVLSAANPEDRQGIFMKVYFEHVLPCVSDRAVKAYDKRKCMKNINHRSYTLAQQTENSDISGLGMAPAGPDSTATTSTPSTSTVGQSPALPTTPALASKQLIEAQAIWCTLVFRMLCWLQLHDFDRQDIQFPKSELRGNRLPVYIS